GCTCACCTAAAATATTCATTCCATTATTTACCGAATAGTTATACTGATCGTATTTATGGAAAAGCGTATCAAGGGATCGGATTGGCTTATTATACTTTCGGAGATAGACGAGAAATAGGAGACCCTATCGCATTTTATCTGTTCCAGGGAGCCCGGATAGCTCAATTTGCCCCTCGCTTATCACTTAATTACGAGTGGAACTTCGGCGCATCGTTTGGTTGGAAACCCTATAATGAACAAGATAATCCTTATAACAGAGCCATCGGATCCAAAACAAATGCTTATATCAATGTTAATTTTTACCTAAAGTGGGCACTTTCACCTCTGTTCGATTTAACGACAGGTCTTACCCTTACTCATTTCTCCAATGGAAATACTAAGTTTCCAAATGCAGGGCTGAATACAGCCGGAGCAAAAATCGGCATAATATATAATTTTAATAGTAACGCCCATTCTCTTTCACGACCGTCTTACCAGCCTTTCATTCCGGAATTTCCTCGCCATATCAGTTATGATTTGGTATTTTTCGGTTCGTGGAGAAGAAAAGGGGTGATCTTTGGAGAAAAAGAGGTTCCTTCGCCGGATTCTTATCCTGTATGCGGATTCAATTTTGCCCCTATGTATAACATCGGATATAAGTTACGAGCAGGAATATCGTTAGATGGTGTTTATGACGGAAGTGCTAACGTCTATACCGAAGATTATATTGTTGGTACGCCGCAACCGTTTTTCAAACCACCCATTAACAAACAATTAGCATTAGGCCTTTCGGGACGTGCGGAATATGTAATGCCTTATTTTACAGTAGGAGTGGGAATAGGAGCTAATGTTCTGCATAAAGGTGGAGACCTTAAGGGTTTATACCAAGTGTTAGCTCTCAAGATTGAAGTTACCCGTAATTCGTTTATTCACATCGGTTACAATCTTCAAAATTTTCATACGCCTAATTATTTAATGTTAGGATTCGGTTTTCGCTTTAACAACAAATATCCGAAAATTCATCATTGATTTATATTGCTGAGTATCTATTTCCTTTAAAAAGATAAATAATCAATAAAGATAAACCTTCCCTCCGGGACCCACTTTTCTATTCTTATCATGGCAGGCAACGATCCGACATCTCCTATTCTACAAGCAGCCTTTTGTTTATCGGAAATCCCGCGTCAAGCGCGGGATGATAGAAGTGGGCGCAGGCTGCTCTTCAGTTATTTCGTCATAGGCAAAAGGGTATATTCCTTTTCAAGAAAACAATTTCAAATAATACGGTTCAATTCTTACCAAGAGCAAAAGGAATATAAAGAACAGGAACACTAAAAAGATTTTAGGTTGACGAGTACGCCAATAAAGTAAAAAAGTAAATAAGATAAGATAAGAAAACAATGTTTCCTTCCATCCCCATGCTACATATAAAGTCGCACCGGGAATCTTACTAAACAACTCTACAATTTTGTAAAAAGCATGAATGAAGAACTCTATCCCCTCTTGCAAAAAATTATGCATGGGCAAATAAGGGGAAATTACGACCCAAATAAGAGAAACCGGGATAAGCAAAGTAGCTAGAAAAGTTAAAGGTAAATTGGTAAAAAGAAATAATAATGGGAAAGTACCAAAAGCATATAGACACAAAGGCATGGTACCGATTTGTGCTGACATTGCCACTATAATTCCTTCCCACGGATACCGAATAACAGGATTACGAATTTCCATCCACTGCATAAAGCGGGGTTGCAAATATAGAATCGACCCGACAGCTACAAAACTTAGTTGAAAACCGATGTCGAAAATACTATAAGGATCATATACCAAAAGGATAAAAGCCGCCATGGCTAATGTATTATATTTTTCGGAAGAACGCCTGAAAAACACTCCTGTCAAATACAAAGAAAACATAAGTGCAGCCCGTACAGCCGGAATAGCCATCCCTGCAATACAGACAAACAGCCAAATGACAACCAGGGTAACGAGATATTTAATAAGCTGTATCATCGGATAAGGAGGTAAGAAAGACAAAAGTAAAGTAATAAAGCTACATACAATTGCTACATGAAATCCACTCACTGCCAACAAATGAGCCACTCCCACTGACGAAAAAGAAGTACGTGTTTCTTTTTCCATTCCACCGGTATACCCTAAAACCAAAGCAGCTAAAATACCCTTTTCCTTACGTGTTACTGAAAGCGAGTCCAATCGGTCCAACAGGCATTTTCTTTCAGATTTCAATCGATATAAAAAAGAAGAATGTAAAGAAACTTTCTTCCAGTTTTCCTTGGAGATATAAGCTGTGGAAGAAATTCTTTTATTCCGGAGATAACTATAAAAGTTTTTATTCGTTTTCTGTTGTGTAGCTAATGAATAAAAATGAGTGTATAATAACAATTGGTCTCCTGGTTGTAAAGCCGAAAGCATGCTATCTTTCTCAAAATAGGCATATACCTTTTGATAGCAAAAATGGAGGGTATCATTCTCTTTATAAGAAAAAAGAGTTACCGGATATAAGATGGAATTTTCTTTCTGCTGTGAAATATCTGTAATAATCCCTTGTGCTATTATTTTTTGAGAAGGGCAATCCCACTTATTTTCCTGTTCTCTTAAATAGGTAGATTGAATAGATAAAAACACCCATATACAAGTAAAAACAACTCCCCATTTCCAACGTTTATCAAAAACATCGCTTTTAGTCTTTCTAAAATAGCCAAGGCTTGCTATTACAAAAGGAAAGAATAAGATGTAAGACCATTGGAAAGCATTCGGCCAATAATATTGAAATAAGGTTCCGGCTATCCATAAAAAAAGCAGCCTTAAGAAAGGCCGCTTTTGAAGTTCCTTTATCATGTTAAGGTTAAAGATGTTTGAGTTCGCTTATTATTTTTTGTGGATCAGGATTGCTAAAAACAAAATTGCCGGCCACTAAAACGTCGGCTCCCGCCTCTACTAACTGTCGTCCGGTCTCCAGGTTCACACCCCCGTCTACTTCAATCAACACATCCAAACCTTTTTCCCGTATTCTATTCTTTAAACGAAATACTTTATCTACCGAGTGTTCGATAAAACGTTGTCCGCCAAAACCCGGATTTACCGACATAAGAAGTACCATATCCAGGTCATAAAGAATATCTTCTAATAAAGAAATGGGAGTATGAGGATTTAAAGTAACTCCGGCTTTCATTCCGGCTTCTTTAATAGCTCCGACAGTACGGTGCAAATGGGTGCTGGCTTCATAATGTACATTCATCATATAAGCTCCTGCCTCGGCTACTTCTTTGACAAATTTCTGTGGTTCCACAATCATCAAATGGACATCCATAGGTTTCCGGCAAATTGGCTTGATATCCTGTAAAACAGGAAAACCGAAAGAGATATTCGGAACAAATACGCCATCCATTATATCCAGGTGCAACCAGTCTGCTTCACTCGTATTAATTAGTTCTACTTCTTTTCCCAGCTCTAAAAAGTTAGCAGCCAAAAGAGAGGGTGCTATTTTATGACTCATAGTTATTTTGTTTTGTGCAAATGTATAGAAAAAGTACGGAACAGAAAAACATAAAGGCACAGAGTTCTAAAAATTTCACTCCGTGCCTTTACATGTAATAACCTGTACGTGTATTGTCTAGAATTTATAGCCTAAGGTAAGAACTACCTTTGTATCACTATTTTTTAAAGTAGCCGGTATACTATAACTATTCACCGGTTCTTGAGATGTAGGTTCACCTGTTGAATAAATATTTGAAAATGCATACACATTTTCTTTATAAGTTCTATATACACAAGCTAAATCTGCATAAAAATTAGGCGTAAAACGGTATCCTAAACCTACCGTATAATAACTTGTTGTATTTTCATTAATAGAATAATTAGTAGTGGTACCACTTGTAAAAACCTCCGTAGCTCCACTCCTAAAAGACTGCTTGGCAGGAGTGGTTGACCACGCACCGCCGGCTCTTACGGCAAACTGTGGCATCGGTTTTACTTCTACTCCTACTCGTAGGGTATTAGCAATACCGTAATCTCTGGAAATATCTGCATTATCCTCAGCCAATGCGTTTCCATAAGCATCCGATAATTTCATATTTCCATAATCGGAAATCTCATAATCCACGCTCACCAAAGCGGTTTGACCAATAATTCCCGCAACACTAAAAATCCATCTATCCGGACTGGAAAATTCATAATCCGACATGAGTTGGGGAGTTACCTCACTCAAACGGTCATCCTTTCCACCCGTTTTCAAAAGAGTACTGGCTGCACCTTCCGAAGTATCTGTCATTTTATACCAAGTCTTAGAGTTATAAGCAACTCCTAAACGTAAAAAGTCTGTAGGACGGAGAATAACGCCCAAGTTAAATCCATATCCCGTACCCTCTGTTTTTAAAGTATTATCCCAATTTAAAATATCTCCGGTGTTAAAATTTTCGCCATAAGAAGAATTTAAATGATAATTTAAATCAGTTACCACAAGAGTCGCACCAACAAATGCAATATTAGAAATATTAGTTGCAAAGGAAAAATTATACTTATCGATAGCTCCCCGTTCATTCACATACATACTGGAATTAGTAACGTTCCCGCTCGTAAACCGTTCATATGTATCATTAGAACCAGGTTTAGGTTCTATTAATCCCCCCTGAAATCCTAAAACCGACAGCCAGCTTATTCCATTATCCGGGTTATAAGGATCGTAACCACCCTCTTCCCCTTTTCTCAATTTATCCACAGGAATTCCATTACTCATCAAAGCGATATAATCCGATAAAGAAAAAGGAAGATTAGCTCCTACCATTCTGTAACGGCGATTAAAACTTTTTGCACGATTATAGGAAAAGCCGACGTTCCATCCTATTATTCCGGTTTCATTTGCTGTAGGAAAATATCCCACGTATGCAATATTGTCAAAATTAAACTTCGTTTTACTATCCTTTGTTTCTATTCCTGTCCATGTAGTTTTGGCATCATTCACCGACAATCCCAAAGTTGCCACAACTTCAGAACTTCTATAAATAGCTAACCCTCCCGGGTTGGTAGACATTGCCGAAATATCCCCGCCTAAAGCGCCGAATGCTCCTGCCATACCTACATAACGAGCTGTTCCAGTTAAATCTAATTGAGAATATTTATATGCATCCACTTCACTTTGTGCATATATGGCAGCACTACTGCCAAACAGTAGTGCTGCGGTAAATAAAAGTATAACTTTATTCATAACCTAATTTTTTATCAACTAATACCTATAGCTTTTTTATCTAGTACGGCTAGACCGGCCGCCACCTCCACCTGAACTTCTTGCCGGACTACTAGAACCTCCGCTACTTCTTGAAGGCGAGCTAAAACTGCTTCTTGAAGAAGAACTCGGAGTAGAAAAACTTCTACTCTCACTCCGGCTTCTACTGGGTTGAGAATAAGTAGGTGCAGACGAACGGGAAGGAGCCGTATATTGTCTGGTTGTTCTTCCTGTACTGGTTCCAATCGAATTATTTCTTGTGGTAGTTCTTGTACTTACCGACGGACGCGTTGCAGAACGGGTTGTACGATTGGAATTTATATTTGTACTCGGAGTGGAAATATTGCGGTTTGTACTTCTATTCGGAGCTACCGTAGTTCCCCTTGTGGTAGTACGTGAAGTTCTATCCGACGAAGACCTTACCGTACTGTTCCGTGAGGTAGAAGTTCTGGCTGTACTGGTCCTTCCCGCACTCGTTCTTGAAGTAGATGTTCTATTACTTGAGTAATAAGAACCTCTTGAAGCACTGGGTCTACCGGAAGAGGAAGAATAATAGTTTCCTCGGGTTGTACTTCTTCCACTGGACGAGTAATAACGGTATGGAGCAGCATAGTGATGATGGTAATGAGGCCAATAACCTCCGCCCCAGCCCCACGAAGGGCCATACCAAGGATCATACCATCCGCTGTGCCAGCCTACATTCCAGCCCCAGCCTCCCCAGCCCCAACCCCAGTTGAAGCTCCAAGAAGGAGAATACCAAGGGCTATACCAAGAATAATAACTAGGACCGTACCAGTTATAATACCAGGGATCATAATACCAAGGAGATCCCCATCCCCAACCATTTCCTATGTTTATAGAAAGGTTTACATTGGAATTACCACCTGAATAATCGGTATCATAATCGTAACCATAATATCCATCACTCAAATAAATATCTAC
The genomic region above belongs to Parabacteroides pacaensis and contains:
- a CDS encoding acyloxyacyl hydrolase is translated as MKSKIKKYKIIVLLGAMLFLSNKLPAEDGTVQTPLKNEADTTVSFLPDSKVSFNNFSSDINSSFSQHYIHTFGIEIRPGYIIPTNIFIRGDNEMKKPIRSALSAHLKYSFHYLPNSYTDRIYGKAYQGIGLAYYTFGDRREIGDPIAFYLFQGARIAQFAPRLSLNYEWNFGASFGWKPYNEQDNPYNRAIGSKTNAYINVNFYLKWALSPLFDLTTGLTLTHFSNGNTKFPNAGLNTAGAKIGIIYNFNSNAHSLSRPSYQPFIPEFPRHISYDLVFFGSWRRKGVIFGEKEVPSPDSYPVCGFNFAPMYNIGYKLRAGISLDGVYDGSANVYTEDYIVGTPQPFFKPPINKQLALGLSGRAEYVMPYFTVGVGIGANVLHKGGDLKGLYQVLALKIEVTRNSFIHIGYNLQNFHTPNYLMLGFGFRFNNKYPKIHH
- a CDS encoding ComEC/Rec2 family competence protein, with the translated sequence MIKELQKRPFLRLLFLWIAGTLFQYYWPNAFQWSYILFFPFVIASLGYFRKTKSDVFDKRWKWGVVFTCIWVFLSIQSTYLREQENKWDCPSQKIIAQGIITDISQQKENSILYPVTLFSYKENDTLHFCYQKVYAYFEKDSMLSALQPGDQLLLYTHFYSLATQQKTNKNFYSYLRNKRISSTAYISKENWKKVSLHSSFLYRLKSERKCLLDRLDSLSVTRKEKGILAALVLGYTGGMEKETRTSFSSVGVAHLLAVSGFHVAIVCSFITLLLSFLPPYPMIQLIKYLVTLVVIWLFVCIAGMAIPAVRAALMFSLYLTGVFFRRSSEKYNTLAMAAFILLVYDPYSIFDIGFQLSFVAVGSILYLQPRFMQWMEIRNPVIRYPWEGIIVAMSAQIGTMPLCLYAFGTFPLLFLFTNLPLTFLATLLIPVSLIWVVISPYLPMHNFLQEGIEFFIHAFYKIVELFSKIPGATLYVAWGWKETLFSYLILFTFLLYWRTRQPKIFLVFLFFIFLLLLVRIEPYYLKLFS
- the rpe gene encoding ribulose-phosphate 3-epimerase; amino-acid sequence: MSHKIAPSLLAANFLELGKEVELINTSEADWLHLDIMDGVFVPNISFGFPVLQDIKPICRKPMDVHLMIVEPQKFVKEVAEAGAYMMNVHYEASTHLHRTVGAIKEAGMKAGVTLNPHTPISLLEDILYDLDMVLLMSVNPGFGGQRFIEHSVDKVFRLKNRIREKGLDVLIEVDGGVNLETGRQLVEAGADVLVAGNFVFSNPDPQKIISELKHL
- a CDS encoding OmpP1/FadL family transporter, whose translation is MNKVILLFTAALLFGSSAAIYAQSEVDAYKYSQLDLTGTARYVGMAGAFGALGGDISAMSTNPGGLAIYRSSEVVATLGLSVNDAKTTWTGIETKDSKTKFNFDNIAYVGYFPTANETGIIGWNVGFSYNRAKSFNRRYRMVGANLPFSLSDYIALMSNGIPVDKLRKGEEGGYDPYNPDNGISWLSVLGFQGGLIEPKPGSNDTYERFTSGNVTNSSMYVNERGAIDKYNFSFATNISNIAFVGATLVVTDLNYHLNSSYGENFNTGDILNWDNTLKTEGTGYGFNLGVILRPTDFLRLGVAYNSKTWYKMTDTSEGAASTLLKTGGKDDRLSEVTPQLMSDYEFSSPDRWIFSVAGIIGQTALVSVDYEISDYGNMKLSDAYGNALAEDNADISRDYGIANTLRVGVEVKPMPQFAVRAGGAWSTTPAKQSFRSGATEVFTSGTTTNYSINENTTSYYTVGLGYRFTPNFYADLACVYRTYKENVYAFSNIYSTGEPTSQEPVNSYSIPATLKNSDTKVVLTLGYKF